In a single window of the Papaver somniferum cultivar HN1 chromosome 8, ASM357369v1, whole genome shotgun sequence genome:
- the LOC113305555 gene encoding uncharacterized protein LOC113305555: MGDFNIVLSNEEKKGLRPFYRNEDEIFKDILSDMGVQDMGFTGYPYTWCNQITDNTRVEERLDRAFCNDEWIAFFPQSNLYQLVARGSDHNPIILKTSPNWKDGAYPFKYFGGWMEHPDCKRIIMEAWNSNQFGSASYSLAKNMSTVKNVLKRWNKTVFGNIKHRIYELKKNIEKLSQNTNRCHIAIKKLEESLQQWKDIEEDYWKTKSRNNRINLGDRNTSYFHNSARTRYRIN, from the coding sequence ATGGGAGACTTTAATATAGTTCTCtctaatgaggaaaagaaagggTTAAGGCCTTTTTATAGAAATGAGGATGAAATTTTCAAGGATATCTTATCAGATATGGGAGTACAAGATATGGGTTTCACAGGATACCCCTATACCTGGTGTAACCAAATAACTGATAATACTAGAGTGGAGGAAAGATTGGACAGAGCTTTCTGCAATGATGAGTGGATAGCTTTTTTCCCTCAATCAAATCTATACCAGCTGGTTGCAAGAGGATCTGATCACAATCCTATAATCCTAAAAACTAGTCCTAATTGGAAAGATGGTGCTTACCCATTCAAATATTTTGGAGGATGGATGGAACATCCAGACTGCAAAAGAATTATAATGGAAGCATGGAACTCTAACCAATTTGGTTCTGCTAGCTACTCCTTAGCCAAAAATATGAGTACTGTTAAGAATGTCCTCAAAAGGTGGAATAAAACTGTCTTTGGAAACATAAAACACAGAATTTATGAATTAAAAAAGAACATAGAGAAACTCTCACAAAACACTAATAGATGTCATATTGCTATAAAGAAACTTGAAGAATCTCTACAGCAATGGAAGGACATAGAGGAGGATTACTGGAAAACCAAAAGCAGAAACAATAGAATAAATTTGGGGGATAGAAACACCTCTTACTTCCACAACTCTGCTAGAACAAGATACAGAATAAATTGA